A stretch of the Ptiloglossa arizonensis isolate GNS036 chromosome 1, iyPtiAriz1_principal, whole genome shotgun sequence genome encodes the following:
- the Fz2 gene encoding frizzled 2, with product MGLVRRTKLLPGRTMASLLPLLLQLAALPNARLESAINPASSVGSVSSGSSSSSSSASSSSMVGVASGSGSGSGGMVGSDGGVVAGGGGGGGGGGGGGGGGGGGGGGGGGHSSLSGGGATGNGRCEEITIPMCRGIGYNLTAMPNELNHDTQEEAGMEVHQFWPLVEIKCSPDLKFFLCSMYTPICLPEYTKPLPACRSVCERARAGCAPLMQQYGFSWPERMACERLPTHGDPDNLCMEQDNRTSSTGPGSGNSGAASSAPLPAAAPPRPTRPTKTTQPPRCKPGKNQKNCQHPPGERARECACRCRAPLVPLGAGGTVIPGPISGSNAGNIGNGAGLAGMAVSGAIPAPPINIARNIMQDIAGVQNCALPCYGAFLTPEERGFAAVWLALWSGLCAASTLVTVTTFLIDTQRFKYPERPIVFLSACYFVVSIGYLSRSVFGHEEIACDGPALKSGAQGPGACVTVFLMIYFFGMASSVWWVILAFTWFLAAGLKWGNEAIASYSQYFHLAAWLAPTVQTVSAYVAGGVAGDPVAGVCTVAPDGIRSFILVPLFVYLLLGTSFLLAGFVSLFRIRSVIKRQPGAKADKLEKLMIRIGVFSVLYTLPAGVVLACHMYETALRGEWLASLACPCRTRARPLYSVLMLKYFMALAVGITSGVWIWSGKTVDSWKRLWRRLFGGGSGGGGHGGGGGGMVAGVTGVSGGIGSTSIKGVVGRVGVPYPPASGPGSALLPPGSVASASQHHLHHHVLKQPPLSHV from the coding sequence ATGGGACTCGTTCGACGGACGAAGCTGCTCCCCGGGCGAACGATGGCGTCTCTGTTACCGTTGCTGCTTCAACTCGCGGCGTTACCGAACGCGCGATTAGAATCGGCGATCAATCCGGCGAGCAGCGTGGGCTCGGTGTCGAGCggctcgtcgtcgtcctcctcgtccgcGAGCTCCTCGTCGATGGTGGGCGTCGCGTCTGGCAGCGGTTCGGGTTCCGGTGGGATGGTGGGGTCAGACGGTGGTGTGGTAGCCGGTGGAGGCGGCGGTGGCggaggtggtggcggtggcggtggcggtggcggcggtggcggtggcggtggtggtggacaCTCGTCGTTGAGCGGCGGTGGGGCGACAGGGAACGGTAGATGCGAGGAGATCACGATCCCGATGTGCCGGGGTATCGGTTACAATCTGACAGCGATGCCGAACGAGCTGAACCACGACACCCAGGAGGAGGCGGGTATGGAGGTGCACCAGTTCTGGCCGTTGGTGGAGATCAAGTGCTCCCCGGATCTGAAGTTCTTCCTGTGCTCGATGTACACGCCGATCTGTCTACCGGAGTACACGAAACCGTTGCCAGCCTGCCGTAGCGTCTGCGAACGTGCCAGAGCTGGATGCGCCCCGTTGATGCAACAGTACGGATTCTCGTGGCCGGAGAGGATGGCGTGCGAGCGTTTACCGACTCACGGTGACCCGGACAACCTCTGCATGGAGCAGGACAACCGTACCAGCAGCACGGGACCCGGATCCGGGAACAGCGGAGCGGCGAGCAGCGCACCGTTGCCGGCCGCTGCCCCACCGCGTCCCACGAGACCGACGAAGACCACCCAACCACCGCGCTGCAAGCCGGGCAAGAATCAAAAAAACTGTCAGCATCCCCCGGGGGAAAGGGCGAGGGAGTGCGCGTGCCGGTGCAGAGCACCCCTCGTACCCCTGGGGGCGGGGGGCACGGTAATACCGGGTCCGATAAGCGGCAGCAACGCCGGCAACATCGGCAACGGGGCTGGACTGGCAGGCATGGCCGTAAGTGGAGCCATACCAGCGCCACCGATAAACATCGCCCGGAACATCATGCAGGACATTGCCGGAGTACAGAACTGCGCTCTCCCGTGTTACGGGGCGTTTCTCACCCCCGAAGAGCGAGGGTTCGCGGCCGTGTGGCTGGCTCTGTGGAGCGGTCTGTGCGCCGCAAGCACACTCGTGACCGTCACCACGTTTCTGATCGACACCCAGCGCTTCAAGTATCCTGAGAGACCGATCGTCTTCCTCTCGGCGTGTTACTTCGTGGTCTCGATCGGTTACCTGTCGAGAAGCGTCTTCGGTCACGAGGAGATCGCGTGCGACGGACCGGCGTTGAAGTCCGGGGCCCAGGGGCCGGGAGCCTGCGTCACGGTGTTCCTGATGATCTACTTCTTCGGGATGGCCTCGTCGGTCTGGTGGGTGATACTCGCGTTCACGTGGTTCCTCGCGGCCGGTCTGAAATGGGGGAACGAGGCGATCGCCTCTTACTCTCAGTACTTCCATCTGGCCGCTTGGTTGGCGCCCACCGTTCAAACGGTGTCGGCGTACGTGGCCGGTGGGGTGGCCGGGGATCCGGTGGCGGGAGTCTGCACCGTGGCACCGGACGGTATACGTTCGTTCATCCTGGTACCGTTGTTCGTCTACCTGTTGCTCGGCACCAGCTTCCTGCTCGCCGGTTTCGTGAGCCTGTTCAGGATCCGATCGGTGATCAAACGTCAACCGGGCGCCAAAGCGGACAAACTGGAGAAGCTGATGATACGCATCGGCGTGTTCAGCGTGCTGTACACGCTACCGGCCGGGGTGGTGTTGGCATGTCACATGTACGAGACCGCGTTACGGGGCGAGTGGCTCGCTTCGTTGGCCTGCCCGTGTCGGACGCGAGCGAGACCGCTCTACTCCGTCCTGATGCTCAAGTACTTCATGGCGCTCGCGGTAGGCATCACGTCCGGCGTGTGGATCTGGAGCGGCAAAACCGTCGACTCGTGGAAACGTCTATGGAGGCGTTTGTTCGGAGGCGGGAGCGGCGGAGGCGGTCAcggaggcggtggcggcggtatgGTAGCAGGCGTGACAGGCGTCAGCGGCGGCATAGGCAGCACCAGCATCAAGGGCGTCGTAGGACGTGTCGGAGTCCCGTATCCACCGGCATCCGGACCGGGTAGCGCGTTGCTACCGCCGGGTAGCGTCGCGAGCGCCTCCCAGCATCATCTTCATCATCACGTTCTCAAGCAACCGCCTCTCTCGCACGTATGA